A DNA window from Acetilactobacillus jinshanensis contains the following coding sequences:
- the aroE gene encoding shikimate dehydrogenase, producing the protein MVNIDGHTILTGVLAHPIRHSKSPLMHNNSFAKLHLNYVYLAFDALKNQFSDAVRAIRALDMRGINVSMPYKQAIMPYMDHLDETAKLAHAVNTVVNDHGVLTGYTTDGIGFVNSLLNRGIGIKGKNVIIVGAGGAATPISMQTAEEQPKQLLIFNRKNGHSFRNAERNAKLINKSHPGLAKVFDLNDRAKLKAALHDCDIFCDATSVGFGKLKDQSVVTDPSWFHPDMVVYDTVYAPLETCLMDVAKKAHVKHVYNGLGMLLEQGAASFKLWTGKRMPVDYIRKLLLKSK; encoded by the coding sequence ATGGTTAATATTGATGGACACACGATTTTAACGGGGGTTCTAGCCCACCCGATTCGACATTCTAAATCACCGTTGATGCACAATAATTCGTTTGCGAAGCTGCACCTTAATTATGTTTACTTAGCTTTTGATGCTCTGAAGAACCAGTTCTCGGATGCCGTTCGAGCAATTAGAGCGCTAGACATGCGTGGGATTAACGTTTCCATGCCTTATAAGCAAGCCATTATGCCTTACATGGATCACCTGGATGAGACCGCAAAATTAGCTCATGCAGTTAATACCGTCGTCAATGATCACGGTGTCTTAACGGGTTACACGACCGACGGGATCGGTTTCGTTAACTCACTGTTAAACCGTGGAATTGGGATCAAGGGCAAGAACGTGATCATTGTCGGTGCTGGTGGCGCCGCAACTCCAATCTCAATGCAGACGGCGGAAGAACAGCCTAAGCAGTTATTAATCTTCAACCGTAAAAATGGGCATAGCTTTAGGAACGCTGAACGAAATGCCAAGTTGATTAACAAGAGTCATCCCGGTTTAGCAAAAGTCTTTGATTTAAATGATCGGGCAAAATTAAAAGCGGCACTTCATGATTGTGATATTTTCTGTGACGCCACTAGTGTGGGCTTTGGTAAATTAAAGGATCAAAGTGTAGTTACTGATCCATCGTGGTTCCATCCGGATATGGTAGTTTATGATACGGTCTATGCACCGTTAGAAACCTGTCTTATGGACGTTGCTAAAAAGGCTCATGTCAAACATGTTTACAATGGACTAGGGATGCTCTTAGAACAGGGCGCCGCTTCATTTAAGCTTTGGACCGGGAAACGAATGCCCGTTGATTACATCAGAAAACTGCTCTTGAAATCGAAATAG
- the msrB gene encoding peptide-methionine (R)-S-oxide reductase MsrB, giving the protein MKNSKYEANIKKLTPEQYKCTQQRGTEWAFTGKYNDFYKKGIYVDLVSGEPLFSSADKYDSGCGWPAFTTAIPGALTSDVDTRAGMVRNEVRSKKSHSHLGHVFDDGPVDKGGLRYCINSASLKFIPLSDMKKDGYGDYIKYVG; this is encoded by the coding sequence ATGAAAAACAGTAAGTACGAAGCAAACATCAAAAAATTAACTCCTGAACAATATAAATGTACTCAGCAGCGGGGGACCGAGTGGGCCTTTACTGGTAAGTACAATGATTTCTATAAAAAGGGCATCTACGTTGATTTGGTCAGCGGTGAACCACTGTTTAGTTCAGCCGACAAGTATGATTCCGGTTGTGGCTGGCCAGCATTTACCACGGCCATTCCAGGTGCTTTGACTTCTGACGTTGACACCCGTGCTGGGATGGTTCGAAATGAAGTTCGCAGTAAGAAGTCCCATTCGCATCTAGGTCACGTTTTTGATGACGGTCCAGTTGACAAGGGTGGCCTCCGTTACTGCATTAATTCAGCATCGCTGAAGTTCATTCCGCTATCTGACATGAAAAAGGACGGTTATGGTGACTACATCAAGTACGTTGGGTAA
- a CDS encoding MFS transporter has translation MEHVNSKSAMSHNQRLTLASTTAGFALENIDYNIVSFTMSSMIATLGISAAAGGLIPSVTNVGMLFGGVLFGLLADRFGRVKIFSYTIFLFALATGLMYFANNIDIIYILRFFGGFAEGGEYGVGVALLAENFPSREIGRLTSYASIGGQVGAIITAGLASVVIPAFGWHALFLVGLAPAIFAFFVRRHLKENHQFKMRSHTKNYEKKVSIKQLFNTPKMVWQTIGLILMVVVQVAGYYGLMNWLPSIMQKHLHISVSKSSLWMIVTIIGMSLGMWAFGYLMDRFSPRFSYGIFLIAAAAAVFLITVAFNAGTLLFACTVVGFFTNGMYSGYGAVVSRLYPMNVRATANNFIMNVGKAVGGFSPAIIGLLMDNYSLTMVIMILSAMYLFSFVIMLTLPNFRKLKNVSKA, from the coding sequence ATGGAACATGTCAATTCTAAGTCGGCTATGTCGCATAATCAGCGATTGACGCTGGCTTCCACCACAGCTGGTTTTGCTTTAGAGAACATTGATTATAACATCGTGTCGTTTACGATGTCATCAATGATTGCAACGCTAGGGATTAGTGCGGCTGCAGGTGGCTTAATTCCGTCGGTTACCAACGTCGGAATGTTGTTCGGTGGTGTGTTATTCGGTCTATTAGCAGATCGTTTTGGCAGAGTTAAAATCTTCTCGTACACCATTTTCCTGTTTGCGTTAGCAACCGGTCTGATGTACTTTGCCAACAACATCGATATCATCTATATCCTCCGTTTCTTCGGTGGTTTTGCCGAAGGTGGAGAATATGGTGTCGGTGTTGCGTTACTGGCTGAAAACTTTCCCAGCCGTGAGATCGGGCGTTTGACGTCATATGCATCAATTGGTGGCCAGGTCGGTGCCATTATCACTGCTGGTCTAGCTTCCGTAGTTATTCCGGCATTTGGCTGGCATGCCTTGTTTCTGGTTGGATTAGCACCAGCAATCTTCGCGTTCTTTGTTAGGCGTCATCTAAAAGAAAATCATCAATTCAAGATGCGTTCACACACGAAGAATTATGAGAAAAAGGTTTCAATTAAACAGTTGTTTAACACACCAAAGATGGTCTGGCAAACGATCGGTTTAATCTTAATGGTCGTTGTTCAGGTTGCCGGTTACTATGGCTTAATGAATTGGTTACCATCGATCATGCAGAAGCATCTGCACATCAGCGTTTCAAAGTCATCACTCTGGATGATCGTTACCATCATCGGTATGAGTCTAGGTATGTGGGCATTTGGTTATCTAATGGATCGATTTAGCCCACGGTTCTCTTACGGGATCTTCTTAATCGCTGCAGCAGCTGCGGTATTCCTGATCACCGTTGCCTTTAATGCGGGAACACTACTATTCGCATGTACGGTCGTCGGTTTCTTTACTAACGGGATGTACAGCGGTTATGGTGCCGTCGTTAGCCGGTTATATCCAATGAACGTTAGAGCCACCGCAAATAACTTCATTATGAACGTTGGTAAAGCTGTCGGTGGCTTTTCACCGGCAATCATCGGATTATTAATGGATAACTATTCATTAACGATGGTCATCATGATCCTGTCGGCAATGTATCTGTTCAGCTTTGTGATTATGCTGACGTTGCCGAACTTCCGGAAGTTAAAGAACGTTAGTAAAGCATAA
- a CDS encoding dihydrolipoyl dehydrogenase family protein has translation MNKYDYDVLYIGAGHGTFDGAAPLAKQGVKVGVAEEDRIGGTCPNWGCNAKITLDAPVKLTREQENLKNILNGHTSIDWSKNMKHKHQVIDGLPKAIGGMLKSDDIDILHGHAALVDKHTVKIGDKTKTAKNIVISTGLRPHRLDVPGKQLAHDSKDFLNLSKLPKQIAIVGAGYVAMEFATIASVSGAQVTVLMHHGQALRRFYQPYVKKVMAEMKKQGVKFVPNANVAGFAKSGDHLVVKYGHSKQLNVDYILDASGRIPNVENIGLDKVGVKYDVRKGIAVDDHLRTSVSNIYASGDVIDSKEPKLTPTAVFESTYLMKLFSGQTKAPIDFPIIPTVVFTSPRIAEMGVPVAEAEKSDQYQVVHHDLTADWYRQVDQEPVADVSLVFNKHHQLVGATEVSDKADDAIDTLLPAAELKLNKQQIGRLVYLFPSIASDAWMNL, from the coding sequence ATGAATAAATATGACTACGACGTTTTGTACATTGGTGCCGGACATGGCACGTTTGACGGTGCCGCACCGTTAGCTAAACAGGGTGTTAAGGTCGGCGTCGCTGAAGAAGATCGAATTGGTGGGACTTGCCCAAATTGGGGCTGTAACGCCAAGATTACTTTGGATGCTCCCGTTAAATTAACTCGTGAACAAGAAAATCTTAAAAATATTTTAAACGGTCATACTTCAATTGACTGGTCAAAGAATATGAAACACAAACATCAGGTGATCGATGGCTTACCAAAGGCCATCGGTGGCATGTTGAAGAGTGATGATATCGATATTTTACATGGCCACGCAGCTTTAGTTGATAAACACACGGTCAAGATTGGTGATAAGACTAAGACCGCCAAGAACATCGTGATCTCAACTGGGTTACGTCCGCATCGGTTAGATGTTCCTGGTAAGCAACTCGCTCATGATAGTAAGGACTTCCTTAATCTGAGCAAGTTACCAAAACAGATTGCGATCGTCGGTGCCGGTTACGTTGCCATGGAATTTGCCACGATCGCCAGCGTCAGTGGTGCCCAGGTAACCGTCCTGATGCATCATGGCCAGGCCCTTCGTCGTTTCTACCAGCCTTACGTTAAAAAAGTAATGGCTGAAATGAAGAAGCAGGGCGTTAAGTTCGTTCCGAACGCTAACGTTGCCGGTTTCGCCAAGAGCGGTGATCACTTAGTCGTTAAGTACGGTCATAGCAAACAATTAAACGTGGATTACATCCTAGACGCCAGCGGTCGAATTCCGAACGTCGAAAACATCGGTTTGGATAAAGTCGGTGTTAAGTATGACGTTCGGAAAGGAATTGCCGTTGATGATCATTTACGGACTAGTGTAAGTAATATTTATGCTTCCGGAGACGTCATCGACAGTAAAGAACCGAAATTAACGCCAACCGCTGTCTTTGAAAGCACCTATTTGATGAAGCTTTTCTCTGGTCAAACCAAAGCTCCGATCGATTTTCCAATTATCCCTACGGTCGTCTTTACTTCTCCTCGTATCGCTGAAATGGGTGTGCCAGTTGCCGAAGCCGAAAAGAGCGATCAGTACCAGGTCGTTCATCACGACTTGACAGCGGACTGGTATCGTCAGGTCGATCAGGAGCCCGTTGCTGATGTCTCCCTTGTATTTAACAAACATCATCAGTTAGTAGGTGCTACCGAAGTCAGTGATAAAGCCGACGACGCGATTGATACGTTATTACCTGCTGCTGAACTGAAGCTTAACAAGCAGCAGATTGGTCGGCTTGTCTACTTGTTCCCGTCGATCGCTAGTGACGCCTGGATGAATCTCTAA
- the trxA gene encoding thioredoxin, translated as MVNETSDQKFDQDTAKGLSLTDFGASWCGPCHMEAPIIAKLAKDLGNKVNVYKMDVDANPKTARALGIMGIPTMVVKKDGKIVDRVTGVHSEDQLKAVLAKHA; from the coding sequence ATGGTTAATGAAACTAGCGATCAAAAATTTGATCAAGATACTGCTAAAGGTTTGAGTTTAACGGATTTCGGTGCTAGCTGGTGCGGTCCTTGCCACATGGAAGCACCGATCATCGCTAAATTAGCAAAAGACTTGGGTAATAAAGTTAACGTCTACAAAATGGACGTCGATGCTAACCCAAAGACCGCCCGTGCATTAGGGATCATGGGAATTCCAACCATGGTCGTCAAAAAGGACGGTAAGATCGTTGACCGGGTCACCGGTGTTCACAGCGAAGATCAGTTGAAAGCCGTATTAGCTAAACACGCTTAA
- a CDS encoding DUF2255 family protein: protein MAKQWDPQLLKSLTNEQTIKVAPDYADHRALTPIIVWFVRVGNDLYVRAYRGPRSKWYQSAVKQGTGQAELDGHQLSVKFAPVDRSSFVNKTVNQEYLAKYHGNSMLWMVENALDSTLKVSPK, encoded by the coding sequence TTGGCAAAGCAATGGGATCCACAACTATTGAAATCGTTAACGAACGAACAGACGATCAAGGTAGCCCCTGATTATGCAGACCATCGAGCTTTAACACCGATCATCGTCTGGTTCGTCAGGGTCGGTAATGATCTGTACGTTCGAGCGTATCGCGGTCCTAGGTCAAAATGGTATCAGTCTGCTGTTAAACAGGGGACTGGACAAGCCGAATTAGACGGCCATCAGTTAAGCGTTAAGTTCGCACCGGTCGATCGGTCTTCGTTCGTAAACAAGACCGTTAACCAGGAATACCTGGCTAAGTACCACGGTAACTCGATGCTATGGATGGTTGAAAACGCTCTGGATTCAACTTTGAAGGTCAGTCCAAAATGA
- a CDS encoding L-lactate dehydrogenase, which produces MPRKIGVIGMGNVGTMVVQYLLTSGIVDDLVIFDKNKAKAHANALDIRDGLPNLPDHVNIQENDYSALKDADVVISTLGDLGAELHPKDPKRFGDRMIEFPLNTPEVKSVAKHIKVSGFHGILIVVTNPCDVMTYLYQKITGLPKNQVIGTGTLLDSARMKRHVSEAFHVDPRSVQGFTLGEHGGSQFIAWSTVRVLSQPIIPLAKKMHVDLNSIEQSARKESFVVFRDKQCTQYGIAAAAVRLARIIMSDARTEIPVCNYRDEYQTYLSYPVIVGQKGVVRHVHLNLTNEEKKKLTHSADCIKKDINSMN; this is translated from the coding sequence ATGCCACGAAAAATTGGTGTAATCGGGATGGGCAACGTTGGTACCATGGTTGTTCAATATCTTTTAACTAGTGGAATCGTTGATGATTTAGTAATCTTTGATAAAAATAAAGCCAAAGCTCACGCCAACGCTTTAGACATTCGTGATGGCTTACCTAATTTACCCGATCACGTTAATATTCAAGAAAATGATTACTCAGCTTTAAAGGATGCCGACGTCGTTATCTCAACGTTAGGTGATTTAGGTGCTGAATTACATCCGAAAGACCCCAAGCGCTTTGGTGACCGGATGATTGAATTTCCATTGAACACGCCTGAAGTTAAATCAGTTGCTAAGCACATTAAAGTATCTGGCTTTCATGGGATTTTAATAGTCGTTACTAACCCGTGTGATGTCATGACTTATTTATATCAGAAGATCACTGGCTTACCGAAAAATCAGGTTATTGGGACTGGGACTTTATTAGATTCCGCCAGAATGAAACGACACGTTAGTGAAGCCTTTCATGTTGACCCACGTTCTGTACAGGGATTTACCTTAGGTGAACACGGAGGTTCTCAGTTCATTGCCTGGTCAACCGTCCGGGTGCTCAGTCAACCAATCATTCCGTTAGCCAAAAAGATGCATGTTGACCTAAATTCCATTGAACAGTCAGCTCGCAAAGAAAGTTTCGTCGTTTTCCGTGATAAGCAATGCACCCAGTACGGGATTGCGGCTGCAGCCGTAAGGTTAGCTCGAATCATTATGAGCGATGCCCGAACAGAAATTCCGGTATGTAACTATCGGGATGAATACCAGACTTACCTTTCCTATCCTGTAATCGTTGGCCAAAAAGGTGTTGTAAGGCATGTTCATCTGAATTTAACTAATGAAGAGAAGAAAAAGTTAACTCATTCAGCTGACTGTATTAAAAAAGACATTAATTCAATGAATTAA
- a CDS encoding shikimate kinase: MKLIIIGFMASGKSTMAKILSQKWQLPSHDLDQMVQQNAGMSIPEYFKKYDEAHFRALETDTLGMALKQTGILSTGGGTPMREVNFDAIQNQSAPVVFLNASDQTIQQRLIHDGASSRPLFQKLGMDGMMQLKHRRQLTYERLADRIINVNNENPVFNADRLVDKLGMVTNG; the protein is encoded by the coding sequence ATGAAGTTAATTATTATCGGTTTCATGGCTAGCGGCAAAAGTACTATGGCAAAAATTTTAAGTCAGAAATGGCAGTTACCAAGTCATGATTTAGATCAGATGGTTCAGCAGAATGCTGGAATGTCGATTCCGGAATACTTTAAAAAATACGATGAAGCTCACTTCAGAGCTTTAGAAACGGATACTTTAGGGATGGCTCTAAAGCAGACCGGGATCTTATCTACCGGTGGTGGCACCCCGATGCGCGAAGTTAACTTCGACGCAATTCAAAATCAGTCAGCTCCGGTCGTCTTTTTAAACGCTTCCGATCAAACCATTCAGCAGCGTTTAATTCATGATGGTGCTAGTAGTCGACCGTTATTCCAGAAACTTGGCATGGACGGCATGATGCAGCTAAAACACCGTCGTCAGTTGACTTACGAACGTTTAGCTGATCGAATCATTAACGTTAATAACGAAAATCCGGTCTTCAACGCCGACCGGTTAGTAGATAAGTTAGGGATGGTCACCAATGGTTAA
- a CDS encoding glycosyltransferase family 32 protein translates to MNEIPNVIHYSWFEKGAMPQDVKDNIQSWKRCCPKYKLICWTPKNFNVNKKLFTRRAAKQQNWSAISDYVRLMALRQMGGVYLNVHTRMFKSLDPLMHRQSFIGLSRPGAISANPIWAAKPMDKNVTETLDFVNRIAKRNDLESRLNDQPYITSAHFLKYALAPQDDKQLINHCSVFPTSYFHAQTDDNGQPLDSTAYTSYTPQHQMAIGHEFKARVHYYLKHMI, encoded by the coding sequence ATGAACGAAATTCCAAACGTTATTCATTACAGCTGGTTTGAAAAGGGTGCCATGCCCCAGGACGTTAAAGATAACATCCAATCCTGGAAGAGATGCTGCCCTAAGTACAAATTAATTTGCTGGACACCGAAAAACTTTAACGTTAATAAAAAATTATTTACCCGTCGTGCGGCCAAACAGCAAAACTGGTCAGCAATCAGTGACTACGTTCGCTTAATGGCTTTACGTCAAATGGGTGGTGTGTACTTGAACGTCCACACCCGAATGTTTAAGTCACTGGATCCGTTGATGCACCGACAATCATTCATCGGTCTTTCACGTCCGGGTGCCATTAGTGCTAACCCAATCTGGGCTGCCAAACCAATGGATAAAAATGTGACCGAAACGTTAGACTTCGTTAACCGAATTGCTAAACGGAACGATTTAGAAAGTCGTTTGAATGATCAGCCTTACATTACTTCAGCTCACTTCCTAAAGTACGCCTTGGCACCACAGGATGATAAGCAATTAATTAACCATTGCTCAGTCTTCCCAACGAGTTATTTTCATGCTCAGACCGATGATAACGGTCAACCATTAGATAGCACTGCGTACACGAGTTATACACCACAGCATCAAATGGCTATTGGTCATGAATTCAAGGCTCGTGTTCATTATTATCTAAAACACATGATTTAA
- a CDS encoding prephenate dehydrogenase, which translates to MKVLVNGTGLIGGSVIRNMRKAHPQLNIIGSDVNKANLYYLLKKHLIDHAEPFMKAASQADVIILATPVNVIIKNLHQLTLIHLKPSVLVTDVGSSKQLILKNAQQLMKKGVHFLGGHPFSGSHLTGSENSRLNLFQQRAYFLVKGNATEKDVKLFEWLMNGSDAIFKMISAEHHDQLLSFMSHLPHVVAFSLIDTIAPQLRKMGIKPAIGAGGIRDTTRIAMGDPKVWASIFNSNSKLITDQINRFEQKLNDFKKIIEHHDVNKMEKDIDQDNHVRKSMGKDKSK; encoded by the coding sequence ATGAAAGTTTTAGTTAACGGAACTGGTTTGATCGGTGGCTCTGTAATCCGTAACATGCGAAAAGCACATCCTCAACTTAATATCATTGGATCAGATGTTAACAAAGCTAATTTATATTATTTACTTAAAAAGCATTTGATTGACCATGCTGAGCCATTTATGAAGGCGGCATCCCAAGCGGACGTCATTATCTTAGCTACGCCGGTCAACGTAATTATTAAGAATTTGCATCAGTTAACTTTAATTCATTTAAAGCCCAGCGTCCTGGTTACTGATGTTGGTAGCAGTAAGCAGCTGATTCTTAAAAACGCTCAGCAATTAATGAAAAAAGGCGTCCATTTCCTGGGCGGTCATCCATTTTCTGGATCGCATTTAACTGGAAGTGAGAATAGTCGTTTAAATTTGTTTCAGCAGCGCGCTTATTTCTTGGTTAAAGGTAACGCAACTGAAAAAGACGTGAAGTTGTTTGAGTGGTTAATGAACGGATCAGATGCCATCTTCAAGATGATTAGTGCTGAACATCACGATCAGTTATTGAGCTTTATGAGTCATTTACCGCACGTGGTTGCGTTTAGTTTGATTGACACAATTGCTCCACAACTTCGCAAGATGGGGATTAAGCCGGCAATTGGTGCTGGCGGAATTCGTGATACGACCCGAATTGCGATGGGTGATCCCAAAGTGTGGGCTTCAATCTTTAACAGCAATTCAAAATTAATTACTGATCAGATCAATCGATTTGAACAGAAACTCAATGATTTTAAAAAGATTATTGAACATCATGACGTTAATAAAATGGAAAAAGATATTGATCAAGATAATCATGTTCGTAAATCAATGGGAAAGGATAAGTCAAAATGA
- a CDS encoding DNA-3-methyladenine glycosylase produces MFTTPTLKDKLDQFFAHRSPAAIAKDLIGRTMYYHGSQGTLAGYIVEDEAYGGANDSTSYAYKNHVTKSSKPLYGLPGTMYIYKIHAREVFGIVDQPKGQPSGIMIRAIEPARGKYFMVRNRKQRGVNITNGPAKLMQAFGITNNRYSLTLCNNGPLGIDLDHKRTAKRIIRSARIGVSKGPNQGDQLRFYVQGNPYVSQMSKRDVLPNNGWKIN; encoded by the coding sequence GTGTTCACTACCCCAACTCTAAAAGATAAATTAGATCAGTTCTTTGCCCATCGTTCACCGGCCGCCATTGCTAAAGACTTAATCGGCCGCACGATGTACTATCATGGTTCTCAAGGAACCTTAGCCGGCTATATCGTCGAAGACGAAGCCTACGGTGGCGCTAATGATTCAACATCATATGCGTATAAAAATCACGTCACCAAATCAAGCAAACCGTTATACGGTCTTCCGGGAACCATGTATATCTATAAAATTCACGCTAGGGAAGTCTTCGGAATCGTTGATCAACCGAAAGGTCAACCCAGTGGAATCATGATCCGGGCTATCGAGCCCGCTCGGGGCAAATACTTTATGGTGCGAAACCGTAAACAACGTGGCGTCAATATTACTAACGGCCCAGCTAAATTAATGCAGGCCTTTGGGATCACTAATAATCGTTATAGCTTGACACTTTGTAACAACGGCCCGTTGGGAATCGACCTTGACCATAAGCGAACTGCTAAACGGATTATTCGCAGCGCTCGAATTGGCGTCAGCAAGGGACCTAACCAGGGAGATCAGCTTCGATTTTACGTTCAGGGTAATCCTTACGTTTCACAGATGAGTAAACGTGACGTTTTACCCAATAACGGCTGGAAAATAAATTAA
- a CDS encoding aminotransferase class I/II-fold pyridoxal phosphate-dependent enzyme, translated as MKILVIGSNQLSQSIINAIYRSHPDVTIVNIKSSDQITPAIQYKSIIILTGLTDNVVNDLHRLSSIRLNPKALIINTCKNQQDTLSTAEPLIKRGIHVLCGHPLLTKQHSISYLLVNNDADLNDIQILKQLFKKDQPRLKLVSPQINDDLSDLIDSLPSIISLNLNQTIKHDIQPNLKANTKDDQQDLALQKFIQSNPKIIIKQINQFKHRLNAFRRAINNHDTKALQKTISETNQNYKYLTQNDYNDSKNEAPKEQPTNNPDHWLNHFTKHVPANQIYNFSQRIKNIPHLIKLTIGEPDVPTPGHIKKAAIQAIEHNHSHYTNAKGILPLRQNAAKYLKNKYGLNYDPKTQIIVTTGVTEGLQATFGAILEAGDEVAIPTPTFPVYTTDVLQQHAKPVYINTADNHFILSAHKLDTVLKSHPQIKVLVLNYPNNPVGNTYSSSQLEALARVIKKHHILCICDEIYSELTYEHPHVLLGTILPNQTIILNGVSKAFAMTGWRIGLVCGPAVLIKGINNIHVNNIVSATECAQYAANEAFKHGYHDGPRMRDIYRKRQIILRRGLLQAGFTCPKPTGAFYIFAKIPKYFHQTSVQFAYRLAKQAHVGVIPGSIFGPGGEGYLRISYANTSLKDIRVAIQRIQDFMKTNVYEN; from the coding sequence ATGAAGATTCTAGTTATCGGTTCAAATCAATTAAGTCAATCAATTATAAACGCTATTTACAGATCTCATCCTGACGTTACGATCGTCAATATTAAGAGTAGCGATCAAATCACGCCTGCAATCCAATATAAATCAATCATCATCTTAACGGGACTAACGGATAATGTTGTTAATGACCTTCATCGATTATCATCAATCCGTCTTAATCCAAAGGCTCTTATTATCAACACCTGTAAAAATCAACAAGACACCTTATCAACCGCAGAGCCCTTAATCAAACGAGGCATTCATGTCTTATGCGGACATCCCTTACTTACTAAACAACATTCAATTTCTTATTTATTAGTCAATAATGATGCCGATTTAAATGACATCCAGATCCTTAAGCAATTATTCAAGAAGGATCAGCCGCGCCTTAAACTCGTCAGTCCGCAGATTAACGACGATCTTTCTGATCTCATCGACAGCCTGCCAAGCATCATCTCGTTAAATTTAAATCAAACCATTAAGCACGACATCCAACCCAATTTAAAAGCCAACACCAAAGATGATCAACAGGACTTAGCTCTCCAAAAATTTATTCAATCCAACCCAAAGATCATTATTAAGCAAATTAATCAGTTCAAGCATCGACTGAACGCCTTCAGACGAGCCATTAATAATCATGATACGAAAGCCCTACAGAAAACCATTTCGGAAACTAATCAAAATTATAAATATCTCACCCAGAACGACTACAATGATTCAAAAAATGAAGCCCCCAAAGAACAGCCAACGAACAACCCAGATCACTGGCTAAATCATTTCACTAAACACGTTCCAGCAAACCAAATCTATAATTTCTCCCAACGAATTAAAAACATCCCACACCTGATTAAATTAACAATTGGCGAACCGGACGTCCCGACACCGGGCCACATTAAGAAAGCTGCGATCCAGGCAATCGAGCACAATCACAGCCACTATACCAACGCCAAGGGAATCCTGCCGTTACGCCAGAACGCCGCTAAATATCTAAAAAATAAGTACGGCTTAAACTATGATCCCAAAACGCAAATCATCGTAACGACCGGAGTTACCGAAGGCCTTCAAGCCACGTTTGGCGCCATTCTAGAAGCCGGTGACGAAGTTGCCATCCCAACACCGACGTTTCCAGTGTACACAACGGACGTTCTTCAGCAGCACGCCAAACCGGTCTATATCAACACTGCTGACAATCACTTTATTTTATCAGCACATAAATTGGATACAGTGCTAAAAAGTCATCCCCAGATTAAAGTGCTAGTCCTAAATTATCCGAACAATCCCGTTGGCAATACCTATTCAAGTTCGCAGTTAGAAGCACTTGCCCGAGTTATCAAGAAACACCATATCCTATGCATCTGTGATGAAATTTATAGTGAATTGACTTATGAACATCCCCACGTTTTGTTAGGCACGATTCTACCTAACCAGACAATCATCCTGAACGGTGTCTCAAAGGCTTTCGCAATGACCGGTTGGCGAATTGGCCTAGTCTGCGGCCCCGCTGTATTAATTAAGGGCATTAATAATATTCACGTTAACAACATCGTTTCGGCTACCGAATGTGCTCAATATGCGGCTAACGAAGCTTTCAAACATGGTTATCACGACGGACCTCGAATGAGAGACATCTACCGTAAACGGCAAATTATTTTAAGACGTGGCCTTCTCCAAGCTGGATTTACTTGTCCAAAACCAACTGGTGCATTCTACATCTTCGCTAAAATTCCTAAATACTTTCACCAAACTAGTGTTCAATTTGCGTACCGTTTAGCTAAACAAGCCCACGTAGGCGTAATTCCAGGAAGTATTTTTGGTCCCGGCGGTGAAGGTTATTTGAGAATCAGTTATGCCAACACGAGTTTAAAGGACATTCGGGTTGCGATTCAAAGAATTCAAGACTTTATGAAAACCAACGTTTACGAAAATTAA